The Archangium primigenium genomic interval GAATGGTCTGCCCGCCCGCCTTCCCCGGGCCCTATGCTGCGCGCCGGCGGATTGGACTGACAAAGAAGGGACGCGGCGGACTGTGACTCCTCAGGCGGTGGAAGGCGCGGCCATGGTGTTGGTGGTCGTCATGGGCCTGCTCTTCGGTAGTTTCCTGAATGTCGTGATCGCGCGGGTGCCCGCGGGGGAAAGCATCGTGCGGCCCCGCTCGCGCTGTCCCCACTGCGGCCGTCAGCTCACCTGGTACGAGAACATTCCGGTTCTCTCCTGGCTCGTCCAGCGCGCGCGCTGCCGCGGCTGCCAGGCGCCCATCTCCTGGCGCTATCCGCTCATCGAGGTGCTCACCGCGGCGCTCTTCTTCGCGTGTCAGCGCCGCTTCGGGTGGACCCCCGAGCTCGTCCTGGCCCTGGTCTTCGTCCTGTTGCTCGTGCCGCTCGCCTTCATTGATCTCGAGCATTGGATCCTCCCCACGGAGCTGACGTGGCCGGGCATCGCCGCCGGTGTGGCCCTGTCGGTGCCGCTCGGCATGCCGCGGCTCATCGACGCGGTCCTCGGCGCGCTGGCCGGCTTCTTCGTCTTCTGGGCCCTGGAGTGGGTGGGCGAGAAGATCTTCAAGAAGGAGGCGCTGGGGGCGGGGGACAAGGATCTGCTCGCGCTCATCGGGGCCTTCTTGTCCTGGAAGGCCCTGCTCGGGGTCATCTTCCTGTCGTCCCTCCAGGGCGCCGTGGTGGGCTCGGTGATGCTGCTCCTCTATGGGCGGGCGGGACCCGCGCCGGACGCGTCGCCCGAGCCCGATGCGCGGACCCCCGCCGAGCCGGCCCCCGCGGACGGGGCGGGGGAGGGGACGGCGGAGGACGAGGAGGATGACTGGGTGCCGGGTCCCACCAACATTCCCTTCGGCCCCTGGCTGTCGGTCGCGGCGCTCGAGGTGATGCTGCTCGGACCCTGGCTGCGCGACGTGCTGCCCGTGCCCATGGACGTGCTGCTCACGGGCCTGCGGTGAGCCGGGACGCGGTGCGATGAAGGGCCGGATCGCCAGTGTCGCCT includes:
- a CDS encoding prepilin peptidase; the encoded protein is MVLVVVMGLLFGSFLNVVIARVPAGESIVRPRSRCPHCGRQLTWYENIPVLSWLVQRARCRGCQAPISWRYPLIEVLTAALFFACQRRFGWTPELVLALVFVLLLVPLAFIDLEHWILPTELTWPGIAAGVALSVPLGMPRLIDAVLGALAGFFVFWALEWVGEKIFKKEALGAGDKDLLALIGAFLSWKALLGVIFLSSLQGAVVGSVMLLLYGRAGPAPDASPEPDARTPAEPAPADGAGEGTAEDEEDDWVPGPTNIPFGPWLSVAALEVMLLGPWLRDVLPVPMDVLLTGLR